aagaaaaaaaaaagatgttcgTTCCTGGGGCTTGATGACCTTTGTCTCTTTCTCCTTTTCCCTTTGGGTGGGGAGGATGGAAACTCCGGCTTCGGTCTGTTTCTTTAGAGGCGCATTATTCTAATAGCAAATTAGTTAAATAAACACTTATGCTGCGTTTACATTTAGACATTTTAATACACTAACCTGGTTATCAGAACAAATACAAAGAAGTCAGGTTTCTGTGCTTTGTCGTGGACTCGTGGTTTTACGGCAGTATCAAGTTCATTGACCTGATGATAGTGGAATTATTCCAAGGTCGAGCGAGGGGAAGGGAGGATCTACTTGGAATTGGCTTCCTTGGAAGATCTCCAAAAAGGATGCTTGTTGCTTTAAACATAGAGGGCAAATCCGCAAGTTGTGCAAAAAGACTCAAATATAATATTGCCCATTGGAATTGGAAAGAATGAGAATTCATTACTATTTTCTGCATATTGACAGGCATTTCTTAGGGACCAATTATGCTGCAATTGGAGCTGTTTCTCAGAAGAAAACTGCATGAAGCATTTTTTCCTCTTTATTTCACCAACCTAAGAATTTATTGTTcgcaaaagaaaaaggaatactCCATTTGTACCATAATGATTCCGCTTGTTTCTATTTTAGTTTGTCAAAGATAAACGTTTTTATGCTTGGAGTTCCTAGTATTCATTTTTCTTGAGTCTTTGAATACAATAAGAGTTGATAGGGTATACCTCGTACCAGAGTTCTTAAAActctattctctctctctctctctctctctgaatGTAAAAGTAAGTTTTGTCCCGATACCTTTTCTTTTGTTAGGAAGGGTATTCAATCTCACTTCAATAATCATTCTTTGTAAAGCAGGATGTTCAATTTCCAAAGGTAGTGAACAAACATGATCTTTTTAGGAAAGATAGTAGCCCTTAGAAATCAACATTGTTTACGGACTTCTGTTGAATGAATGTCCTTGACTTGGTGGGCTCAGTAGCTCATGGTGGTTTTACCATAGGAATGAGATTTTGTTGACCACTTAAAAGCAGTTTGGCTATGCATAATCAGAATCAACTGCTGATTGAAAGAACTTCAGGTTTTACTTTCTTAGTCTTGTATCCACATTAGTTCAACTCCTACCTGCTTTTGATGATGAAAAATATTCTTTTGGTCCTAAATTTTCTTATTCAAATGAGCCTGCTGAAAATGTTGGATTGGCAGTTCATTTTAGATAATTTCATTAAACTCTATCTCGTAAAACCAAAAGGGCTCCTGTGCACTTATTCGTTCCTTGAATAACTACCTGTGTTATTAGTGGCTAATATCTTGAAGTTATGGGACCTATTGGATGCTCAATTGCCTACATTTGTTTGTTTTTGATATTCGTTTGATCTGGCAAACTACCTAAAAAATATTGTCATGACCTGCATGCAGTGGCGAAGCTAGGAATTTTcccaagggtgttcaaatttaaaagaagtgaaaagaattTCTGACAAAGGGTGTTCGatatgtgttatatacctctaaaacgtaatattttacctatatacacagTACAACACTATGTGGCTTCGCCACTGCTTGCTTGCATAAGCGGACAATTCTATCCCAGATGGAATACATTCCATTTCAGCAATATAAACTCAGAAGATTACGTAAATGCCAATCCCCAACTTGGTTTATATGTCAATAGTGTTTTGTCAACATTGAATAAGAAACACTGCCCCCTCCttttcaactgggataacaacaACAccaaacccagtataatcccacaagtggggtctggggagggtagtgtacgCAAACCATACCCTTACGTTGAAGATAGAgatgttgtttccgatagaccccggCTTAAGTAAAGATCCTTTTCACCGGGACAATTTTCAAAAGAACTTTCAGTACTTCCTGGTTATCAGTTTACCTCCAAATACCACCCTCACCTTGGAATTTCTATCTGAGTGTCAATTTCATTCTTTAGCATTGCTCCAGCTAGCAATATCAACCACTTCATCTAGACCTTACTCCAACTGAAATCATTGTCatactctctctttctctccatGTTTAATAAGTGAGTTCTCTTTTTCTCCTATGAGTGCTAACTCAACAGTATCTATTAGCTAATCCGGTCTTCTGTTCTGAATAATGTGGTATGTATCTTGATGTATCACATAAAGCATTGTATTGTTAGGTTATTTTAGTGAAGATGAATAAGATTATTGAGTTCAATTAATACTGAGTAATAGTGAAAAATTCCATTGTTAGTTATTAAGTACAAGGTGCCTATTGTTTTTTTCATTTATCAGAATTATGTGTCATTGACAAGGAAGGATTGCTCTGATGGtgagcaacctccacttccaaccaagaggttgtgagttcgagtcaccccaagagcaaggtggggagttcttggagggaaggatgccgagggtctatttggaaatagcctctctaccctagggtaggggtaaagtctgcgtacacactaccctccccagaccccactagtgggattatactgggttgttgttgttgttgttgacaagGAATAGATATGAATGACTCATTGTTAAAGAGATTGGGGCTTAATTGCTTGACGTGCACTTAACTTAAATATGCTCATGATGTGGTCAAGCGAACCTCTATGAAGCAGCCTAGCATCACTTTAGGTTGAAGCAGAACATACAACTTAAACTGAAAGATAATTTTTGAATCAATTTCTCCAACAATATAATGGAGAGCTTGATCTAGATCCAGCAACTGACATGGTGTTGAAGGTGTTAAAATGAGTTGCAACAATACACAGTATGTTAAGTGGTAATGGAAGTAGTGGTTTGGCTGAACGAATAGCAACATAGATGCTCAAATAAGATTATGAGGGAGTAGTAAGGATTTTATTGTGACAGGGAAAGGAGCTCTTAGTGTTGAAGGTGTTAAAATAACTTCCAACATCTAAGGCGGTAATGTAAGTAGTAATGACTAGTAAATGTCTGGTTGACAGATTAGTGAGAGAGTATAAAGGTGGTGGTGAAATGAGGGAAGAAAAGGCTGTGCTCGGATTTAAAGGATACTAGTGATGGAGAATAatttacaagaaaagaaaagaagcatatcAAATGGCTAGGTTTTTGTAACGTACAGTTGTCTTCTCCTCTGGGCAAACATGGGTCCTCAAAAGTGCTTAGCACTTAGCACACTTGTTACCTCCATCCCAAAGGATTGTGTTCTTTTTGCATCATGACTAAATTTTCTCACTTGCTTTAATAAAGGGAAATGTCTTTCCTTCACTACCTGAGTGCCTATTGCATATTGAAGACTATACTATATCAAAGTAATATGAGATCCACTTTGATCCTTGTCAAATCTGAAGCTTATCACTATCAAACATATATTTCTACTTCTGGGGCGTAGTTTTATTTGAAGTACTGTTTAATTTAAACTCCTGTTTTAACTTTGTGCCAGGGCAAGATGAAACTGTTTAGACTGGATCTAGGGAGCACCTTATTTTACTATATTAGATCATTACTCAACAAATCCATGAGTTTATATGATcaattttcagtgtttgattgcTAGAAATTACAAAACAGGcgtgaacttttttttttatggGGTGGTGGTGGGGGTTCTTTTGAGCGGAAAGAGGGAAGTGGGAGCTTGTTAATTTGGTTGGTAATCTTAATTTTTCTGcaactctatttttattttagcagaTCATTATAATGAGATAGGTGACTCTGCATTTCTTGGTACTTTTAATTTCATCCTACAATACTACATCGCTAAGATTCTGATTTTACCAATTGCATCTATGAAGGGAATTAAGCCTGCCTCATTGGCAAAAGTGAAGGATCCAGGAGTTAAAGCCTTTATAGATAAATGTATCGCGAAAGCTTCTGATCGGTTGCCTGCTAAGGAACTATTGATGGACCCCTTTCTCCTTTCAgatgaggattctggaaatgtagGTCGATCTTTGAGCTCCAATTCCAGACATGCAGGTAATCATCTGATCGCACACTTCCTTAAATGTCTGCTAATATTATTGACTTCCGTGAGATTGTTACAGAAATGAGGGATGATCAGTCTGATAATGGAAAAAGTACTAAGGACCCTTTGCCCGAGGGAGGTAGAGATTTCACGGTGCAGGGGCAAAGGAAGGACCTAAATACAATATTTCTTAAACTGCGAATAACTGATTCAACAGGTTACTATTTGCTCATGCTCATTGTTTCTTTATCAAGCTTAAGATGCTTCCCTTAATTAGGTTGTATAACGGTTGAACTGTGGTATCAGGTCATATTAGGAACATTCACTTCCCCTTTGATATTCAAGTTGATACGGCAAATGCCGTTGCTAGTGAAATGGTTGAAGAGCTGGACCTGACAGATCAGGATGTTTCAGCAATAGCAGCaatgattgattctgaaattcGGTCATATATCCCAGATTGGGCACCAAGAGAATGCTCTAGCAATGACATAACTGATGAAGTTGCTCCAGATAGCTGTACTTCTGGAGCCCGAGATGATGTTCCCCCCTTAACAATTGATTCTGCTCATTCGGGCAGTCTTGTGTTGGAAAGACTTCCTTCAGGTCGGAAGTACTGGTCTGATTCACCGAAAACAGCCAGTAGTGCAAGCTCTCCGCTCAGACAGGGGCCTTCAAACATGTCACAGACCGATTCACCAATTCGTGAAGGTAGCTGGACCGAAGAAAATGAACAATCACCTGTTGTCCTGAGAGAGGGAGGCAGTTCACATTTGGATGCTGCCTTACTTGAAGATTATGAAACTGAGACTTACATGGATGATGAGGCCGGTGTTCTACATGATTCTTACCTTGATGATAATGATCATTCTGCGGATTTTAGTTATGCAAGTGGGCCTAATTCATCAGAGGAAAGAAATAACATGATCAGCAACAACTACCCAGCTGATGTCAGACAAATTGTCAAGAAACTCGAGGAGCTGCTTGGTCAGCAGCAAAAGGAGCTAAATGATCTCAGGAAAAAACATGACTCGGCTATATCAGATATTCTAAGCAAGCTTCCTCCTGAGATCCGTGGCATTTATGGTTTAAAAATATCTTCCAATAATTTGTAGTGGGGATGAGGCTGCTATTCTATGGATCCTGAAGACTGAAGTTTCTCTGTGAAGATGTAAGTTACTGTGCGGCCTTTTGCCACTCAACTGCAGATAGTTCTTGGATTGCACCAATTATCTGACTACCCTTGAAAGGTTTCAAGATATTCGAGAATGCTGAAAGATTAATTTTGCCGACAATGGTCACATGCAGATCAAAAGCTAGAAGGGAAAAGCATGGACCTATCATTAGATACAGATTCACTTCTGTCAAGGATACCATCATTTCAGGGCCAGGAATTACAGTAATACAGGTTTCTCATTACACGCATATTGTGCGTCTGCAAGTCATGTTGCTGCTAAAAATGAGTCATGGCATGTATACTTGTACATATTTACATGAGTATTTAACTATTGGAAATACCAATTGGTTGAAATAATGCCAGTCAATATATAACTTCTTAAGTTTCTTTAATTTTATCTTGGTGTTCACTAGATCTGtaaaaaaggaaaacaatataTCTGAATGATTCTACTATTTGCTGTTGTCCGGTTTTTCTTCACAAAGTATGTTTTTTCATATGTGCTTATAAACGCCCCCGTTTTTTTTAAAACTCTACTTTTACCTATCCTAAAGCTCTTTATAAGCTCCATACAGATCATTGGTGTAAACTCACGGTTTAAACTTTTGTGTATACCCTATTGTCCTGGCACTAGTCAATCCTTTTTACTTTAGTATTACATACTAGTATTTGACATGAACATTTTTCTATAGCACACGTTACCAGATTTTTCTTGGCACTCTATTGTATACATCCCACTCCATGTTAATTTTTACCAATCTTTATAGCAAATATACAGCCATTGTTGCAGATTTGGCATGTACAACCATGAGGGGCGGAGCTAGAATATTCCGAGCGGGTTCGGCCAAATCCAGAACGACTAGAATTCCGAACCCATAAGCTTGAAATCCTTGCTATGCCTGTGATAATCATTAAATTAAACACTACCGGGAGAAAAAGAAGGCTTT
Above is a window of Nicotiana tabacum cultivar K326 chromosome 8, ASM71507v2, whole genome shotgun sequence DNA encoding:
- the LOC107822243 gene encoding putative serine/threonine-protein kinase WNK3, which codes for MQQDSASEQEPDDSESEPEFVELDPSGRYGRYKEVLGKGAFKKVYRAFDELEGIEVAWNQVKVADLLRNSVDLERLYSEVHLLKTLKHKNIIKFYNSWVDSKNENINIITEIFTSGTLRQYRKKHKKVDVRALKNWSRQILEGLSYLHGHDPPIIHRDLKCDNIFINGNQGEVKIGDLGLAAILCKARAAHSVIGTPEFMAPELYEEEYDELVDIYAFGMCLLELVTFEYPYVECFNAAQIYKKVTAGIKPASLAKVKDPGVKAFIDKCIAKASDRLPAKELLMDPFLLSDEDSGNVGRSLSSNSRHAEMRDDQSDNGKSTKDPLPEGGRDFTVQGQRKDLNTIFLKLRITDSTGHIRNIHFPFDIQVDTANAVASEMVEELDLTDQDVSAIAAMIDSEIRSYIPDWAPRECSSNDITDEVAPDSCTSGARDDVPPLTIDSAHSGSLVLERLPSGRKYWSDSPKTASSASSPLRQGPSNMSQTDSPIREGSWTEENEQSPVVLREGGSSHLDAALLEDYETETYMDDEAGVLHDSYLDDNDHSADFSYASGPNSSEERNNMISNNYPADVRQIVKKLEELLGQQQKELNDLRKKHDSAISDILSKLPPEIRGIYGLKISSNNL